ATACAATTTGTGGGAAATCTTTAATTAAAATTATTATTGAAAATGCTTTGCAACTTAGTGATGATATAACTTTGATTTTACATCATCAAGCAGACGCTATAAAAGAGCATTTAAAAGATTATTCTAATTTAAAATATATATATCAAGATATGCAAAATCATAAAGGCACAGGCGGGGCTTTAATAAATTATGAGCCAAAATACGAAGAAGCGTTGATTTTAAATGCTGATATGCCTTTAATCACACAAAATAGTCTAAAAATTATAGCTAATACAAATTCTAAAATAGTTTTAAGCACTTTTAATAAATATAGTGCTAATTCTTACGGAAGAGTGATTAAAGAAAACGATAAAATAAGTAAAATTGTAGAAACAAAAGATGCAAACAATGAAGAATTAAAATGCACTTTATGTAATGCAGGAATTTATAAAATAAGTAAAGATATATTAAAAACTTACATTCCTAAGCTAAATAACAACAACGCTCAAAAAGAATATTATCTAACTGATATTATCAAAATGGCTATAGATGATAAAATAAGCGTTAGCGAATGCACCTTTGATGAGATTGAGTTTTTAGGCATTAATAATAAATTAGATTTAGAACAAGCCGAGCAAATTATGCAAAAAAGAATAAAAGATGAATTGCTTATAAATGGCGTTGTTATGCATAATAAAGATAGTATTTTCATAGAGCTTGATACACAAATTAGTAATGATTGTGAGATTGAAAGTGGAGTTGTGATTAAGGCAAATTCTATTATAAAAAGCTCAAAAATCTTAGCAAATAGCGTTATAGAAAATAGTGAGATAATTAATTCAAGCATAGGGCCAATGGCTAGAATTCGTCCAAAATGCGTTATTAAAGATAGTAAAATCGGTAATTTCGTAGAATGCAAAAATGCAAAATTAGAAAATGTAAAAGCTGGGCATTTAGCTTATTTAGGAGATTGTGAGATTAGTAGTGGTGTAAATATTGGCTGTGGTGTGATAATTTGTAATTACGATGGCAAAAACAAGCACCTAAGCAAAATCGGTAAAAATGTCTTCATAGGCTCAAACTCAAACCTAATAGCACCAATTAACATACCTAGCGATACTTTAATTGCAGCAGGTAGCACGATTAGCAATAAAGACGCTGCTAAATTAAAAGCAAAAGATTTATTTATAGAGCGTAATAAAGGCGTGATTTTTAATAATTTTAAGGATTTTTAATGAAAGTATTATTATGTGTTAGTGGAAGTATTAGCTTTTATAAAAGCTTTGAATTAATTTCTATGTTTAAAGAAGAAGGAATTAAAGTAAAAGCTTTATTAAGTGATGGGGCTTTGAAATTCGTAAATAAATTAGCTTATGAAGCATTATGCGAGAGCGTTTTAACAAGTGAGAATGAAAGCTGGGAAAATGATAAAAATCACATAATGTTTTCAAAAGATTGTGATGCTGTTGTATTTGCTCCTGCTAGTGTTAATTCAATAAATAAACTAGCTAATGGAGTTTGTGATAATGTATTTTTAAGCACCTTAATTGCTTCAAACAAACCACTAATAATAGCACCTGCAGCAAATACTAATATGTATTTAGCAAGTCAAACACAAAAAAGCTTAGAATATTTAAAGAGTTTAGGTATAAAAATAGTAAAGCCAATTAGCAAAACCTTAGCTTGTAAAGAATTTGGCATAGGAGCTTTAGCTAATACAAAAGATATTTTTCTAGCAACTTTAAGAGAAATTTATAAAGATAAATTCTATATGGGAAAAAATATTTTAATAACAGGTGGCGGCACT
This is a stretch of genomic DNA from Campylobacter sp. RM12651. It encodes these proteins:
- the glmU gene encoding bifunctional UDP-N-acetylglucosamine diphosphorylase/glucosamine-1-phosphate N-acetyltransferase GlmU, with protein sequence MKLSIVILAAGFGTRMNSNLAKPLHTICGKSLIKIIIENALQLSDDITLILHHQADAIKEHLKDYSNLKYIYQDMQNHKGTGGALINYEPKYEEALILNADMPLITQNSLKIIANTNSKIVLSTFNKYSANSYGRVIKENDKISKIVETKDANNEELKCTLCNAGIYKISKDILKTYIPKLNNNNAQKEYYLTDIIKMAIDDKISVSECTFDEIEFLGINNKLDLEQAEQIMQKRIKDELLINGVVMHNKDSIFIELDTQISNDCEIESGVVIKANSIIKSSKILANSVIENSEIINSSIGPMARIRPKCVIKDSKIGNFVECKNAKLENVKAGHLAYLGDCEISSGVNIGCGVIICNYDGKNKHLSKIGKNVFIGSNSNLIAPINIPSDTLIAAGSTISNKDAAKLKAKDLFIERNKGVIFNNFKDF